A region from the Xiphias gladius isolate SHS-SW01 ecotype Sanya breed wild chromosome 20, ASM1685928v1, whole genome shotgun sequence genome encodes:
- the abl1 gene encoding LOW QUALITY PROTEIN: tyrosine-protein kinase ABL1 (The sequence of the model RefSeq protein was modified relative to this genomic sequence to represent the inferred CDS: inserted 1 base in 1 codon): protein MHDKQRHTGVIQICIGDPHHPHSRRGQTESGKGAPLPAWXGHLLDSEQLSPAWRVPAAAWHPALMGQQPGKFVGDQRRPSLPAFIKGGKRESSRHGTQPCNVFAVHEALQRPDFEGQGLTEAARWNSKENLLAGPSENDPNLFVALYDFVASGDNTLSITKGEKLRVLGYNHNGEWCEAQTKNGQGWVPSNYITPVNSLEKHSWYHGPVSRNAAEYLLSSGINGSFLVRESESSPGQRSISLRYEGRVYHYRINTASDGKLYVSSESRFNTLAELVHHHSTVADGLITTLHYPAPKRNKPTIYGVSPNYDKWEMERTDITMKHKLGGGQYGEVYEGVWKKYNLTVAVKTLKEDTMKVEEFLKEAAVMKEIKHPNLVQLLGVCTREPPFYIITEFMTHGNLLDYLRECNREEVNAVVLLHMATQISSAMEYLEKKNFIHRDLAARNCLVGENHLVKVADFGLSRLMTGDTYTAHAGAKFPIKWTAPESLAYNKFSIKSDVWAFGVLLWEIATYGMSPYPGIDLSQVYELLEKDYRMDRPEGCPEKVYELMRACWRWLPSERPSFAETHQAFETMFQESSISDEVEKELGKKGKKATVGSIQQAPELPTKTRTLRKNMDNRDGDSPDPVEPEAAVSSPMLPRKERPLMDSNLNEDDRLLPKDKDKTRGSGFLSLIKKKKKNAPAPPKRSSSFREMDVHPDRRGMTLDPRDSDSFNNGASLAINDTTHGLDSSRFLGTNNNGAGGITNGAPTYPGPLFPRKKGAPAVPGPGGKAATTPPSEEESMSNSKRFLWSSSMPTGSDGNEWKSVTLPRDLGQRHFDSGTLGGKPALPRKRTSEQKGESAPRMGTLTPPPRLNTSTDVSSAFLGKDTDPSPGSSPQALTPKAVRRPGAPGLENSKTSALHAELLKPNVFPALGAAGEECRARRHKHPVDSSSVRERGKLQKPKPAPPPPPTNAKTGKISRSPTQELPSPSSTSDFKAKGLPSVSEPHHTTTASDQARSPLSEGSKKLPLGSTSKPQPMKTSTSSNSVTTSLSSQSLGGFSSSLTSPVDQSSPTAFIPLVNTRRSLRKTAPRQASERTPNSAVTREMVLEGTELLRAAICRNSEQTGSHSAVLEAGKNLSKYCMSYVDSIQQMRNKFAFREAINKLESSLRELQICPTATGGANAQQDFSKLLSSVKEISDIVQR, encoded by the exons aagctCTTCAAAGACCAGACTTTGAGGGTCAGGGTCTGACAGAAGCGGCCCGTTGGAACTCCAAAGAAAACCTGTTGGCTGGACCCAGCGAGAATGACCCCAACCTGTTTGTGGCACTCTACGATTTCGTGGCCAGTGGTGATAACACACTCAGCATTACCAAAg GAGAGAAGCTGCGTGTGCTGGGTTACAACCACAACGGGGAGTGGTGCGAGGCACAGACCAAGAATGGCCAGGGTTGGGTGCCGTCTAACTACATCACACCAGTCAACAGCCTGGAGAAGCACAGCTGGTACCATGGACCTGTGTCACGCAACGCTGCAGAGTACCTGCTTAGCTCGGGCATCAACGGAAGCTTTCTGGTCCGCGAGAGTGAAAGCAGCCCTGGCCAAAGGTCCATTTCTCTTCGGTACGAGGGGAGAGTTTACCATTACAGGATTAACACTGCGTCTGACGGCAAG CTGTACGTCTCGTCAGAAAGCCGTTTCAACACACTGGCGGAACtggtgcaccaccactccacgGTGGCCGACGGCCTCATCACCACGCTGCACTACCCGGCGCCGAAGCGCAACAAGCCCACCATCTATGGAGTTTCTCCCAACTACGATAAGTGGGAGATGGAGCGCACTGACATTACCATGAAGCACAAGTTGGGAGGGGGCCAGTACGGGGAGGTATACGAGGGTGTTTGGAAGAAGTACAACCTCACTGTGGCAGTCAAGACACTAAAG GAGGATACGATGAAGGTGGAGGAGTTTCTCAAGGAGGCCGCTGTTATGAAAGAGATCAAACACCCCAACCTGGTACAGCTGTTAG GTGTGTGCACACGGGAGCCACCGTTCTACATCATCACAGAGTTCATGACCCACGGTAACCTACTAGACTACCTGAGAGAGTGCAACAGAGAGGAGGTCAATGCCGTGGTGCTGCTTCACATGGCCACACAGATCTCGTCTGCCATGGAGtacctggagaaaaaaaactttatacaCAG GGACTTAGCTGCCCGTAACTGTCTGGTTGGGGAGAACCACCTGGTGAAGGTTGCAGACTTTGGTCTGAGCAGGTTAATGACAGGAGACACTTACACAGCTCACGCCGGAGCCAAATTCCCAATCAAGTGGACTGCTCCAGAGAGTCTGGCCTACAACAAGTTCTCTATTAAGTCTGACGTCTGGG CATTCGGTGTGCTGCTGTGGGAGATCGCCACCTATGGCATGTCTCCTTACCCTGGCATTGACCTGTCCCAGGTCTATGAGCTGCTGGAGAAAGACTATCGTATGGACCGACCAGAGGGCTGCCCCGAGAAGGTCTATGAGCTCATGAGGGCGT gTTGGAGGTGGCTCCCTTCAGAACGTCCCTCTTTTGCTGAAACACACCAAGCCTTTGAAACCATGTTCCAGGAGTCCAGCATCTCTGATG agGTGGAAAAGGAGCTGGGCAAAAAAGGGAAGAAGGCGACAGTAGGCTCCATCCAACAGGCTCCAGAGCTGCCCACCAAGACCAGAACTCTCCGCAAAAACATGGACAACCGGGATGGAGATAGTCCAG ACCCGGTGGAGCCAGAGGCAGCTGTGTCGTCACCCATGCTTCCCCGGAAAGAGCGCCCCCTCATGGACAGCAACCTGAATGAGGATGACCGCTTGCTACCCAAAGACAAGGATAAGACACGTGGCAGTGGCTTTCTCAGCCTcatcaagaaaaagaaaaagaatgccCCAGCTCCGCCCAAACGCAGCTCCTCTTTCAGAGAGATGGATGTCCATCCTGACAGGAGGGGCATGACTCTGGATCCTCGAGACAGTGATAGCTTCAACAATGGTGCATCATTGGCCATTAATGACACCACACATGGCCTCGATTCCTCCAGGTTCCTGGGTACTAACAATAACGGGGCAGGGGGCATCACCAATGGGGCTCCTACCTACCCAGGACCGTTATTCCCCAGGAAGAAGGGAGCTCCTGCAGTGCCTGGCCCAGGAGGCAAGGCGGCTACCACACCACCCAGTGAGGAGGAATCCATGTCTAACTCGAAGCGTTTTCTCTGGTCCTCCAGCATGCCCACTGGCTCAGATGGCAATGAATGGAAGTCTGTCACACTGCCACGAGACTTGGGCCAGCGCCACTTTGACTCAGGTACCTTGGGGGGTAAGCCAGCTCTGCCACGCAAGAGAACCAGTGAGCAGAAAGGGGAGAGCGCCCCTCGGATGGGCACCCTGACACCCCCGCCACGTCTAAACACCTCAACAGATGTTTCCTCTGCCTTCTTAGGCAAAGACACTGATCCCAGCCCTGGTTCCAGTCCCCAGGCTTTAACACCTAAGGCGGTCAGGAGACCAGGTGCGCCGGGGCTGGAGAACTCCAAAACCAGCGCTCTCCACGCTGAGCTTCTCAAGCCCAATGTGTTCCCTGCTTTGGGGGCAGCTGGAGAAGAGTGCAGGGCTCGCAGACACAAGCACCCTGTGGACTCCTCATCTGTCAGGGAAAGAGGAAAGTTACAGAAACCCAAGCCAgccccacctccaccacccACCAATGCTAAAACGGGCAAGATCTCCCGCAGCCCCACTCAAGaactcccctccccctcctccacctcagaCTTCAAAGCTAAGGGCCTCCCCTCTGTCTCAGAGCCCCACCACACAACCACTGCCAGTGACCAAGCCCGCTCACCACTCAGTGAGGGCTCCAAGAAGCTGCCCCTGGGCTCCACATCCAAACCTCAACCGATGaagacctccacctcctccaatTCAGTAACCACCTCCCTCTCCAGCCAGAGCCTAGGAggcttctcttcctccctcaccTCCCCCGTTGATCAGAGCTCACCCACTGCTTTCATCCCCTTAGTGAACACTCGACGCTCCCTCCGCAAAACCGCACCCCGCCAGGCCTCCGAGCGCACCCCCAACTCAGCTGTGACACGCGAGATGGTGCTGGAGGGCACCGAGCTGCTCCGCGCAGCCATTTGCCGTAACTCGGAGCAGACGGGTAGCCACAGCGCTGTGCTGGAGGCCGGCAAGAACCTGTCAAAATACTGCATGAGCTACGTCGACTCCATCCAGCAGATGAGGAACAAGTTTGCCTTCCGTGAGGCCATCAACAAGCTTGAGAGCAGCCTGCGTGAGCTGCAAATCTGCCCCACTGCCACAGGGGGCGCCAACGCACAGCAGGACTTCAGCAAGCTCCTGTCCTCTGTCAAAGAAATAAGTGACATTGTTCAGAGGTAG